From a region of the Apibacter sp. B3706 genome:
- a CDS encoding L-ribulose-5-phosphate 4-epimerase, translated as MKKYAQIKEEAFEGNKLLPQLNLVLFTWGNVSVADHNQGVFAIKPSGVPYEKLKVDDMVLVDFDGKVVEGKLRPSSDTPTHAVLYKHWKDVNSIVHTHSTYATAWAQSLLDIPIFGTTHADHTISDIPCAPPMSDEMIQGDYEYQTGFQILNILKEKKLSHKEMEMVLVGSHAPFTWGKTAEKAVYNSAVLENVAKMAYLTRQINPQAPRLKEALIHKHYERKHGANAYYGQEKNK; from the coding sequence ATGAAAAAATATGCTCAAATAAAAGAAGAAGCATTCGAAGGAAATAAATTATTACCCCAATTGAATTTAGTTTTATTTACTTGGGGTAACGTAAGTGTCGCAGATCACAATCAAGGAGTTTTTGCTATTAAACCTAGCGGAGTGCCCTATGAAAAGTTAAAGGTCGATGACATGGTGCTGGTTGATTTTGACGGTAAAGTGGTCGAAGGTAAACTTAGACCATCATCAGACACACCCACTCATGCCGTTTTATACAAGCATTGGAAAGACGTTAACTCAATTGTACACACGCACAGCACCTATGCTACCGCTTGGGCGCAATCTTTATTGGATATCCCCATATTCGGTACAACCCATGCAGATCATACCATTTCTGATATACCTTGTGCTCCGCCTATGAGTGATGAGATGATCCAAGGAGACTATGAATACCAAACAGGTTTCCAGATTCTCAATATTCTTAAAGAAAAAAAATTAAGTCATAAAGAAATGGAAATGGTATTGGTAGGAAGCCATGCGCCCTTCACCTGGGGTAAAACAGCTGAAAAAGCAGTTTACAACAGTGCGGTGTTAGAAAATGTAGCTAAAATGGCTTATTTAACAAGGCAAATAAATCCCCAAGCCCCAAGATTGAAAGAAGCATTGATCCATAAACATTACGAAAGAAAACATGGAGCGAATGCTTATTATGGACAAGAAAAAAACAAATAA
- a CDS encoding OprO/OprP family phosphate-selective porin gives MNRKNLIGLLFLIVLVSSVKAQTLEIKTGTNTEDNIKITMGGRIAFDGAVYFDDKTPLGNGMTISDVRLTSKMRYKKWDAKIDFGFSDKKVNTKDIHLIYNINENSWVKLGYAGEQLGLENWESSAWLKFMTAAASSQVFGSGRQLGFTYVKWNKRIYYSGGFYTDSDAITNSKEGNQGYAFVGKFSVDPVSTNDKLVHIGISGEYRNGNRDGLDDNKKTKRIMSYSGNLNTNVEKKKPLDITITNVKDQYRWVTELLATAGPAFLQGEYYSIHINRKANNHSYNADGFYVQSGFLILGDKTYKYNLGDRRLKKPGDHTLEMAIRYDYTDLNDGIYNGEILKGGRMSDLSLAVNYYLNKYIGFKVNYSYINLGPYNNYGTNKENINLIQGRVMVVF, from the coding sequence ATGAATAGAAAAAATTTAATTGGTCTGTTATTTCTTATCGTTTTAGTTAGTTCTGTTAAAGCTCAAACACTCGAAATAAAAACAGGAACGAATACTGAGGACAATATAAAAATAACCATGGGAGGTCGAATAGCTTTTGACGGAGCTGTTTATTTTGATGATAAAACACCATTGGGTAACGGAATGACTATATCTGATGTGCGATTAACCTCCAAAATGCGATATAAAAAATGGGATGCAAAAATAGATTTTGGTTTTTCCGATAAAAAAGTAAATACCAAAGACATCCATTTAATTTATAATATTAATGAAAATTCCTGGGTTAAGTTGGGATATGCCGGAGAGCAACTCGGGTTGGAAAACTGGGAAAGTTCTGCATGGCTAAAATTTATGACGGCAGCAGCTAGTTCACAAGTTTTTGGTTCGGGGCGACAGCTTGGTTTTACCTATGTTAAATGGAATAAAAGAATATATTATAGCGGTGGCTTTTATACAGATAGCGATGCAATAACTAACAGCAAAGAAGGAAATCAGGGATATGCTTTTGTAGGTAAATTTTCAGTTGATCCTGTCAGTACTAATGATAAATTAGTTCATATAGGAATATCGGGAGAGTATAGAAACGGTAATCGTGATGGTTTGGATGATAATAAAAAAACCAAAAGGATTATGAGTTACTCCGGAAATTTAAATACAAATGTTGAAAAAAAGAAACCCTTAGACATAACCATCACTAACGTTAAAGATCAGTACAGATGGGTGACGGAATTATTAGCGACTGCCGGACCTGCTTTTTTGCAAGGCGAATATTATTCGATTCATATCAATAGAAAAGCAAATAATCATTCGTATAACGCCGATGGCTTTTACGTGCAATCGGGTTTTTTAATACTTGGAGACAAAACCTATAAATATAATTTAGGGGACAGACGATTGAAAAAACCGGGAGATCATACTTTGGAAATGGCTATTAGATATGATTATACAGATCTTAATGATGGGATTTATAATGGGGAAATTTTAAAAGGGGGGAGAATGAGTGATTTATCATTAGCAGTAAATTACTATCTAAATAAATACATAGGTTTTAAAGTTAATTATTCCTACATTAATTTAGGACCTTATAACAATTATGGAACCAATAAAGAAAACATTAACTTAATTCAAGGAAGGGTTATGGTTGTGTTTTAA
- a CDS encoding transketolase family protein, which yields MTDIKTLNRAADNIRILAASMVEKAKSGHPGGAMGGADFINILYSEFLEYDPKNPRWEGRDRFFMDPGHMSPMLYSVLALAGKYSMDDLKNFRQWGSVTPGHPELDVERGVENTSGPLGQGHAYAVGAAIAAKFLKARLGNLMNQTIYAFISDGGIQEEVSQGAGRIAGHLGLDNLIMFYDSNGIQLSTQVKEVNQENVAAKYEAWGWKVITIKGNDPSEIRKALHEAKAVNDRPTLIIGNTIMGKGAVDANGQSFENKVSTHGQPLGEAGGNLAKTIENLGGDPNNPFIIFPEVQALYANRTKELEEIVKNKKEIKEQWVKENPELAAKMEKWFSGAAPNINWSEIIQKPNAATRAASSTVLETLAKQVDNMIVSSADLSNSDKTDGFLKHTRPFTKNDFSGAFLQAGVAEFTMACLCVGMSLHGGVIPACATFFVFSDYMKPVVRVAALMEQPVKFIWTHDAFRVGEDGPTHEPVEQEAQIRLMEKLQNHKGKNSMLVLRPADVQETTVSWKLAMENTHTPTALILSRQNIKDLPTKQDRFNESLQTSKGAYIVQEDEEYEIILLASGSEVSTLVEGAELLKKDGIKTRVVSVPSEGLFRSQPKDYQELVLPKNKKKFGLTAGLPVTLEGLVGENGKIWGMNSFGYSAPAAVLDQKLGFTPENVYKQVKEILG from the coding sequence ATGACTGATATTAAAACATTAAATAGAGCAGCAGACAATATTAGAATATTAGCTGCATCAATGGTAGAAAAAGCAAAATCAGGCCATCCTGGAGGAGCCATGGGGGGTGCTGATTTCATTAATATATTATATTCGGAGTTTTTGGAATATGATCCCAAAAATCCCAGATGGGAAGGAAGAGACCGATTTTTTATGGACCCGGGACATATGTCGCCCATGTTATATTCAGTTTTGGCATTGGCCGGAAAATACTCTATGGATGACCTTAAAAATTTTCGTCAATGGGGAAGTGTTACTCCGGGGCATCCTGAGTTAGATGTTGAAAGAGGAGTTGAAAATACATCCGGACCTTTAGGACAAGGTCATGCTTATGCTGTGGGAGCGGCAATAGCTGCAAAGTTTTTGAAAGCTCGATTAGGAAATTTAATGAATCAAACCATCTATGCCTTTATTTCAGACGGAGGGATTCAAGAAGAAGTATCTCAAGGAGCAGGAAGGATAGCCGGACATTTAGGGTTGGATAATCTGATTATGTTTTATGATTCCAACGGAATACAACTCTCTACTCAAGTAAAAGAAGTTAATCAAGAAAATGTAGCAGCAAAATATGAAGCCTGGGGTTGGAAAGTAATTACTATAAAAGGAAATGATCCTTCAGAAATACGTAAAGCCTTACATGAAGCAAAAGCAGTTAATGACAGACCTACTCTTATTATAGGAAATACTATCATGGGAAAAGGAGCCGTGGATGCCAATGGGCAATCCTTTGAAAATAAAGTATCCACACACGGTCAACCATTAGGAGAAGCCGGAGGTAACTTAGCAAAAACCATCGAAAATTTAGGAGGTGATCCGAATAATCCATTTATTATTTTTCCTGAAGTTCAGGCATTATATGCAAATAGAACCAAAGAATTAGAAGAAATAGTAAAAAATAAAAAAGAAATAAAAGAACAATGGGTAAAAGAAAATCCTGAATTAGCCGCAAAAATGGAAAAATGGTTTTCAGGTGCTGCACCAAATATCAATTGGTCTGAAATTATACAAAAACCTAATGCCGCTACAAGAGCAGCATCTTCAACTGTGTTGGAAACTTTAGCTAAACAAGTTGACAACATGATTGTATCTTCTGCCGACTTGTCAAATTCTGATAAAACGGATGGCTTCTTAAAGCATACCCGTCCATTTACCAAAAACGATTTTTCAGGTGCATTTTTACAAGCAGGGGTAGCTGAATTTACTATGGCTTGTTTATGTGTGGGAATGAGTCTTCATGGAGGTGTAATTCCTGCGTGTGCCACCTTTTTCGTTTTTTCTGATTATATGAAACCTGTAGTTAGGGTTGCCGCATTAATGGAACAGCCGGTTAAATTCATTTGGACTCACGATGCTTTCAGAGTGGGAGAGGATGGGCCCACTCATGAACCTGTGGAGCAAGAAGCACAAATACGTTTGATGGAAAAACTGCAAAACCATAAAGGTAAAAATTCCATGCTAGTCTTAAGACCGGCAGACGTTCAGGAAACAACTGTTTCTTGGAAATTAGCAATGGAGAATACACATACTCCAACAGCTTTGATTTTGTCTAGACAAAACATTAAGGATTTACCGACTAAACAAGATCGATTTAATGAATCCTTACAAACTTCTAAAGGAGCTTACATAGTACAGGAAGATGAGGAATATGAAATAATTTTACTGGCTTCCGGTTCAGAAGTTTCCACTCTGGTGGAAGGAGCTGAATTACTAAAAAAAGACGGTATAAAAACAAGAGTTGTATCCGTACCATCAGAGGGATTATTCAGATCACAACCTAAAGACTATCAAGAGTTGGTTTTACCTAAAAATAAAAAGAAATTCGGATTAACTGCAGGGCTTCCCGTTACTCTTGAAGGATTGGTTGGAGAAAATGGAAAAATCTGGGGAATGAATTCTTTTGGATATTCTGCTCCGGCTGCTGTTTTAGATCAAAAATTAGGATTTACCCCTGAAAATGTATATAAACAGGTAAAAGAAATTTTGGGTTAA
- a CDS encoding ribulokinase → MEDSKKIMIAVSNQTKLKTKPKKMQLSNNLVIGLDYGTDSGRAILMDAETGKELALSIKEYPRWKKGLYCNPVKTQFRQHPLDYLEVLEYIVKDVLYKVPGAAARVKAISTDMTGSTPVAVNKEGTPLSLLPEFAENPDAMFILWKDHTGQKENEYLNDFAKKWHIDYTKSAGCGDYSTEHFWTKALHIFKIREIRQAAYSFVESSDWLPAILCGLTKPEEIKRGMGIAGSRVMWNKEWGGYPPNEFFKSLDSSLDGLVDTFNKEAYTCDQVAGTITKEWANKLGLPEHVLIAVGNLDCHAGAVGAGVKDKAMVEIVGTSTCAITVGPKSLGNKLVPGIPQQADDIILPGMVGFEAGQSAFGDLYAWFKRLLMWPLDNIMLKSNIGDPETRQSLRDEVYAEMIPNLARQAKIIPPKDSQIVSTDWINGRRSPNVDYELKGTITGIALSSVAPLVYKSLVEATAYGAKNIIDRFIDNGIKLKEIIAVGGISQKSPYVMQVMSDVIGMPIKVIATREACALGVAMCAAVVAGVYKNLPEAQSKMGMEISNIYYPNQEYNKHYNQEFNKYLSLENIKEII, encoded by the coding sequence ATGGAGGATAGTAAAAAAATAATGATCGCCGTCTCCAATCAAACAAAACTTAAAACTAAACCCAAAAAAATGCAATTATCCAATAATTTAGTAATAGGATTAGATTATGGTACTGATTCCGGAAGAGCAATTTTAATGGATGCAGAAACCGGAAAAGAATTAGCCTTATCAATCAAAGAATATCCAAGATGGAAAAAAGGATTATATTGTAATCCCGTAAAGACCCAATTTAGACAACACCCTTTAGATTATCTTGAAGTTCTCGAATATATCGTTAAAGATGTTTTATATAAAGTGCCGGGAGCAGCCGCTCGCGTGAAAGCCATCAGTACGGATATGACCGGTTCAACCCCGGTAGCGGTAAATAAAGAAGGTACCCCGTTGTCTTTGTTGCCTGAATTTGCCGAAAATCCTGATGCCATGTTTATTTTATGGAAAGATCATACAGGACAAAAAGAAAATGAATATCTGAATGACTTTGCGAAAAAATGGCATATAGACTATACTAAGTCTGCCGGTTGTGGAGATTATTCCACAGAACACTTTTGGACCAAAGCATTACATATATTTAAGATCCGCGAAATAAGACAAGCCGCCTATTCTTTCGTCGAGTCCAGTGATTGGTTGCCTGCCATACTTTGTGGGTTAACTAAGCCCGAAGAGATCAAAAGAGGAATGGGCATAGCCGGATCTCGGGTGATGTGGAATAAAGAATGGGGAGGATATCCTCCTAATGAATTCTTTAAATCATTGGATTCGTCTTTAGATGGCTTAGTAGATACATTTAACAAAGAAGCATATACTTGCGATCAAGTCGCGGGAACGATCACCAAAGAGTGGGCTAATAAATTAGGTCTTCCGGAACATGTACTTATTGCCGTTGGTAATTTAGATTGTCATGCAGGTGCAGTTGGTGCGGGAGTAAAAGATAAAGCTATGGTGGAAATTGTGGGAACTTCTACCTGTGCCATTACCGTAGGGCCTAAGAGTTTAGGAAATAAATTAGTTCCGGGAATTCCTCAACAAGCAGATGACATTATTCTTCCCGGTATGGTAGGATTTGAAGCAGGTCAATCGGCTTTTGGAGATTTATATGCCTGGTTTAAGAGATTGTTAATGTGGCCTTTAGATAACATAATGCTAAAATCGAATATTGGAGATCCGGAGACACGGCAAAGTTTAAGAGATGAAGTATATGCTGAAATGATTCCTAATTTGGCCAGACAAGCGAAAATCATTCCTCCCAAAGACAGTCAGATTGTATCTACCGATTGGATTAATGGCAGAAGATCTCCTAATGTAGATTATGAATTAAAAGGAACGATAACAGGAATAGCTTTATCCAGTGTAGCTCCTTTAGTTTATAAATCTTTAGTGGAAGCAACTGCTTACGGGGCTAAAAATATTATTGACCGTTTTATTGACAACGGAATAAAACTTAAAGAAATTATTGCCGTTGGGGGAATATCTCAAAAATCACCATACGTAATGCAAGTCATGTCGGATGTTATTGGAATGCCTATTAAAGTTATTGCAACCCGTGAGGCGTGCGCTTTGGGAGTTGCCATGTGTGCTGCTGTAGTTGCGGGAGTATATAAAAATTTACCCGAAGCACAGAGTAAAATGGGAATGGAAATTTCAAATATCTATTATCCTAACCAAGAATATAATAAACATTATAATCAGGAATTTAATAAATATTTGAGTTTAGAAAATATCAAAGAGATCATATAA
- the pafA gene encoding alkaline phosphatase PafA — protein sequence MKIKKITLTLLTLMTLYGSLEAQNRTQVERPKLVVGIIVDQMRWDYLYRLYDRYGNAGFKRLLNEGFSFENCMVNYVPSFTAIGHSTVYTGSVPSIHGIAGNDYIEQNTGRSIYCTEDSKVKGVGLDDPENKVGKMSPYNLKVSTVTDQLKYATNSRSKVIGISLKDRGSILPAGHAADAAYWFDAKSGRWITSTYYMKELPKWLKEYNSKNMPEKYLSKDWNPTYPISTYIQSPDIKMLGKYEVGFKGYETPSFPMKTSQMMKTLGVSLIQYTPYGNTTTTDIAKLAIDHENLGNNKTGDTDFLAISYSSPDKMAHHYSINSILTEDSYIKLDQELADLFNHLDSKVGKGNYLVFLSADHAGIPNANFMNDNKMAGALRRLSPYEKKINEYLKSKYGRDDLVRSFNNYQVNFNYTAIKQASINLEDLKQTCIDYLQTLEGVLYAVDMKKASIATVPQYIKEKIINGYNREYSGEIQIILDGGSYDFEYFDPTKGGTHGTWGPDDAHIPFILMGWKIPHGSTTEEVYMTDIAPTISALLKIQMPNGAIGKPVDYIMK from the coding sequence ATGAAAATAAAAAAAATTACTCTCACATTGCTGACTTTGATGACCCTATATGGATCATTAGAAGCACAAAATAGAACACAGGTAGAAAGGCCCAAGTTAGTAGTTGGTATCATTGTAGACCAAATGCGATGGGATTACCTATATCGATTATATGACAGATATGGAAATGCAGGTTTTAAAAGACTCTTAAATGAAGGATTTTCATTTGAGAATTGCATGGTAAATTATGTTCCATCATTTACAGCCATAGGACACAGTACGGTTTATACCGGATCGGTTCCTTCCATACATGGAATTGCAGGAAATGATTATATAGAGCAAAACACCGGCAGGAGCATTTATTGCACAGAAGACTCCAAAGTAAAAGGGGTAGGATTGGATGATCCGGAAAACAAAGTAGGGAAAATGTCTCCGTATAATTTAAAAGTATCAACAGTTACCGACCAGCTTAAATATGCTACAAATTCAAGATCAAAAGTAATAGGTATTTCTTTAAAAGACAGAGGAAGTATATTACCAGCAGGACATGCAGCGGATGCAGCCTATTGGTTTGATGCAAAAAGCGGAAGATGGATAACCAGTACCTACTATATGAAAGAATTACCGAAATGGTTAAAAGAATATAATTCTAAAAATATGCCGGAAAAATATTTAAGTAAAGATTGGAATCCAACGTATCCCATTTCAACTTACATACAAAGTCCGGATATCAAAATGCTGGGTAAATATGAAGTAGGATTTAAAGGATATGAAACTCCTTCCTTTCCAATGAAAACTTCCCAAATGATGAAAACATTAGGTGTAAGCTTGATTCAATACACACCCTATGGAAACACAACCACGACAGATATAGCCAAGTTGGCGATTGATCATGAGAATTTGGGAAATAACAAAACAGGAGATACCGATTTTTTAGCAATAAGTTATTCATCTCCCGATAAAATGGCTCACCATTATTCAATCAATTCTATATTAACGGAGGATTCTTACATAAAACTGGATCAAGAATTAGCAGATTTATTTAATCATTTAGACAGTAAAGTTGGAAAAGGAAATTACCTGGTTTTTTTAAGTGCCGATCATGCAGGAATACCTAATGCAAATTTTATGAATGACAATAAAATGGCCGGTGCACTTCGAAGATTATCTCCGTACGAAAAGAAAATCAATGAATATTTGAAATCAAAATACGGAAGAGACGATTTAGTTAGAAGTTTTAATAACTATCAAGTAAATTTCAACTATACTGCAATCAAACAAGCCTCAATAAATTTAGAAGATCTTAAACAAACCTGTATTGATTATCTTCAAACCCTGGAAGGGGTCTTATATGCCGTTGATATGAAAAAAGCATCCATAGCAACAGTTCCTCAATATATTAAAGAAAAAATCATTAATGGGTATAACAGAGAATATTCCGGAGAAATACAGATTATTTTAGATGGAGGATCTTATGATTTTGAATACTTTGATCCAACCAAAGGAGGTACGCATGGGACTTGGGGACCGGATGATGCGCACATACCTTTTATTTTAATGGGCTGGAAAATTCCTCACGGAAGCACTACAGAAGAAGTTTATATGACAGATATTGCTCCTACCATATCTGCATTATTAAAAATACAAATGCCTAACGGTGCCATAGGTAAACCCGTTGATTACATAATGAAGTAA
- a CDS encoding ribulokinase — translation MSISNNLVIGVDYGTDSARAILMDAETGEELALSVKEYPRWKKGMYCDPVNYQFRHHPLDYVEVLEYIINEVVSTVPVAKERVKALAIDVTCSTPVVVDKEGTPLALREDFLDDPNGMFILWKDHTGIKDCEHINEFSKKWHTDYTRYSGGGGNYSAEHFWAKALHIFRKDPKIKEIGHSFVDACDWLSNLIIGLKKPEDLKRNICTAGFKVLWNKEWGGYPPNEFFKELDPVLDGIVDTFSKKVYTCVETIGNLSEEWANRLGLTTAVKVAAGNIDAHAGGIGAGVKNKAIVQIIGTSTCDIIVGPKSENNPLIPGISGQADDSIIPGMVGYEAGQSVYGDYYAWFKRVLMWPLREIFAKIEYIDKETKDKVIQEVYDKMIPELARQAKLIPAKDSHIIATDWINGRRTPNVDYELKGTITGLALSSSTPLLYKSIVEATAYGSRAIVEQFINNGIEIEEIIAVGGISQKSPYVMQILSDVLGKPIKVIATREACALGVAMCAAVTAGIYSKLEHAQEKMGMGISTIYYPNEQNHQHYNVEYEKYKRLEKVKELTGKP, via the coding sequence ATGAGCATTTCAAACAATTTAGTAATCGGTGTTGATTACGGAACTGATTCAGCAAGAGCCATATTAATGGATGCTGAAACCGGCGAAGAATTAGCACTCTCAGTAAAAGAATATCCGAGATGGAAAAAAGGTATGTACTGCGATCCGGTAAATTACCAATTCAGGCACCATCCCTTAGACTATGTTGAAGTATTAGAATATATAATTAATGAAGTAGTCAGTACAGTTCCGGTAGCAAAAGAAAGAGTTAAAGCATTAGCAATAGATGTTACCTGCTCTACTCCGGTAGTAGTAGATAAAGAAGGTACACCCTTAGCATTACGAGAAGACTTTTTAGATGATCCCAACGGGATGTTTATCTTATGGAAAGATCATACAGGAATAAAAGATTGCGAACATATCAACGAATTTTCCAAAAAATGGCATACCGATTATACCCGATATTCAGGAGGAGGTGGAAATTACTCTGCAGAACATTTTTGGGCTAAAGCTCTTCACATATTCAGAAAAGATCCCAAAATAAAAGAAATCGGGCATTCTTTTGTAGATGCCTGTGATTGGCTCTCCAATTTAATTATAGGGCTAAAAAAACCGGAAGACTTGAAAAGAAACATATGTACAGCCGGATTTAAAGTGTTGTGGAATAAAGAATGGGGAGGATATCCACCTAATGAATTCTTTAAAGAATTAGATCCCGTTTTAGATGGAATTGTAGACACCTTTTCAAAAAAAGTGTATACCTGTGTAGAAACGATAGGAAATTTATCAGAAGAATGGGCTAACCGATTAGGATTAACCACAGCAGTTAAAGTAGCTGCCGGAAATATTGATGCTCATGCAGGAGGAATTGGAGCAGGAGTAAAAAATAAAGCTATTGTTCAAATTATCGGGACATCCACATGCGATATTATTGTAGGACCTAAAAGTGAAAATAATCCGTTAATTCCGGGGATATCCGGTCAGGCAGATGATTCCATAATTCCCGGAATGGTAGGTTACGAAGCAGGACAATCCGTTTACGGGGATTATTATGCTTGGTTTAAAAGGGTTTTAATGTGGCCGTTGAGGGAAATATTTGCAAAAATCGAATATATAGATAAAGAAACCAAAGATAAGGTAATTCAGGAAGTTTATGATAAAATGATTCCTGAATTGGCCAGACAAGCAAAGCTCATACCGGCAAAAGACAGCCATATTATAGCCACTGACTGGATAAATGGAAGAAGGACGCCCAATGTTGATTATGAATTGAAAGGTACTATCACAGGGTTGGCATTATCCAGCAGTACTCCTTTACTGTATAAATCCATAGTAGAAGCAACCGCATACGGGTCAAGGGCCATTGTAGAACAATTTATAAACAATGGAATTGAAATAGAGGAAATTATCGCAGTAGGAGGAATTTCTCAAAAGTCTCCTTATGTAATGCAAATTTTATCAGATGTTTTAGGCAAGCCTATAAAAGTTATCGCAACCAGAGAAGCATGTGCCTTAGGAGTGGCGATGTGTGCAGCTGTAACCGCCGGAATTTATTCTAAATTGGAACATGCTCAAGAAAAAATGGGAATGGGAATTTCAACAATTTACTATCCTAACGAACAAAATCACCAACATTACAATGTTGAATATGAAAAATACAAACGGTTAGAAAAAGTAAAAGAGCTAACCGGAAAACCATAA
- a CDS encoding thiol-activated cytolysin family protein: protein MTLKKNLVSVLILGFILGSVFNSCSSDDDAVSGSRGLREVKFHSEPDMEISTKFTGNTSIDADGVPRKEYEIVTRRYNEFSVADLMSEANIEKTILYPGSILRGESFLNGKYDPVVLHNSFNPVTLFLTINGSNREIKKNVVPKGSEVFQALTDLTLGNSAFFSSKYIPANYTYESEKVTTEESFKKTINLHIKASFAGIANSSFDYDYNKSNVKSSSYILVKLRQTVYSAGIDPVHWSNWVQGDISLLDSGPYEPVYISSIDYGRVAYLLIETKKSSQETSNMVKGAVDFKIGRISVGGNYQKNEEFKKLFNSNKIKVSVLGGPSKIVTNYDQFMDYMELFGEENAISSSAPISYTIRRLKDNTQVDIVNTYEEVKKEYR, encoded by the coding sequence ATGACTTTAAAAAAAAATTTAGTATCCGTTCTGATTTTAGGATTTATCCTTGGTAGTGTGTTTAACTCTTGTAGTAGCGACGATGATGCGGTTTCCGGTAGTAGGGGATTGCGTGAAGTGAAATTTCATTCCGAACCGGATATGGAAATATCTACAAAATTTACAGGGAATACAAGTATAGATGCTGATGGTGTTCCCCGTAAAGAATATGAAATCGTTACGCGTCGTTACAACGAATTTTCGGTTGCAGATCTCATGAGTGAAGCAAATATTGAAAAAACAATTTTATATCCGGGAAGCATACTTAGAGGAGAATCTTTTTTAAACGGAAAGTATGATCCGGTAGTTCTTCATAATTCATTTAATCCGGTTACCTTGTTTCTAACAATTAATGGATCTAACAGAGAAATTAAAAAAAATGTCGTTCCTAAAGGTAGTGAAGTTTTTCAAGCATTGACGGACTTAACATTAGGAAATTCAGCCTTTTTCTCATCTAAATATATTCCGGCAAATTATACATATGAAAGTGAAAAAGTTACAACGGAGGAAAGTTTTAAAAAGACAATAAATCTGCATATAAAAGCAAGTTTTGCCGGTATAGCAAATTCTTCTTTTGACTATGATTATAATAAATCAAATGTGAAATCATCAAGTTATATCTTGGTTAAGTTAAGACAAACCGTATATTCTGCAGGTATAGATCCGGTGCACTGGTCAAATTGGGTACAAGGAGATATTAGTCTTTTAGATAGCGGTCCTTACGAACCGGTTTATATCAGCAGTATAGATTATGGTCGAGTAGCCTATTTGCTGATTGAAACTAAAAAGTCTTCACAAGAAACCAGCAATATGGTTAAAGGAGCTGTAGACTTTAAAATTGGTAGAATTTCTGTTGGCGGGAATTATCAAAAGAATGAAGAATTTAAAAAGTTGTTTAACTCCAATAAAATAAAGGTTTCTGTGTTGGGTGGTCCTTCAAAAATTGTCACCAATTATGATCAATTCATGGATTATATGGAGCTATTTGGAGAAGAAAATGCAATTTCTTCATCTGCACCTATTTCATACACCATACGACGTTTAAAAGACAATACTCAAGTGGATATTGTTAATACATATGAAGAGGTTAAAAAAGAATACAGATAA
- a CDS encoding TlpA disulfide reductase family protein, protein MIKKIYICLFLLVITIIGKAQPKTSTDVIKDIKVITFSDFKNIIEKENDKFLVVNFWATWCMPCVVEIPSFMKVNERFKDNVGYKMILINLNPVKNIEFVKKFIRKYSISTEVYLLNDLENMDQWIPAIDPLWEGSIPATVFYKNGSKVLFKEQLLIEKDLESIIIANL, encoded by the coding sequence ATGATAAAAAAAATATATATCTGCTTGTTTTTACTAGTAATTACGATTATTGGTAAAGCTCAGCCTAAGACCTCGACAGATGTAATCAAGGATATTAAAGTAATCACTTTTTCTGATTTTAAAAATATTATTGAGAAAGAGAATGATAAATTTTTAGTCGTTAACTTTTGGGCTACATGGTGTATGCCTTGCGTTGTTGAAATCCCTTCCTTTATGAAAGTAAATGAAAGGTTTAAGGATAACGTCGGTTATAAAATGATCTTAATAAATTTAAATCCTGTTAAAAATATTGAATTTGTTAAAAAGTTTATACGTAAATATTCCATTTCAACCGAAGTTTATCTTCTAAATGATCTCGAAAATATGGATCAATGGATTCCTGCTATTGATCCACTATGGGAAGGAAGTATACCTGCAACCGTTTTTTATAAAAATGGAAGTAAGGTTTTATTTAAAGAGCAATTACTTATTGAAAAAGATTTAGAATCTATAATTATTGCCAACTTATAA